One stretch of Musicola paradisiaca NCPPB 2511 DNA includes these proteins:
- the mreC gene encoding rod shape-determining protein MreC: protein MKPIFSRGPSLQLRLFFTVIIAIVMIFADSRLGTFVKIRTYMDTAVSPFYFLANGPRQILDNVSATLTSREQLVRENAALRQELLLKNSDLQLLGQFRQENVRLRELLGSPLRQEEQKMVTQVLSSGTDPYSDQVVIDKGASEGVYEGQPVISDKGVVGQVIAVGQFTSRVLLICDVSHALPIQVLRNDIRVIAAGNGCTEDLQLEHLPNNTDIRVGDVLVTSGLGGRFPEGYPVAVVSSVKVDTQRAYTVIRARPTAELQRLRYLLLMWGVDKNSRVALPTDDVHKVANERLMQMMPHVLPSPDMGPPAPSGTPAQAPDFVGPPAPPARSAPAVQERRSRSSQNPTTSSQNTPAQESSARAATAPGTPAQNASGRTMSTQNAPTQNTPTQNTPSERRQPSAASPGASSSGGNR, encoded by the coding sequence ATGAAGCCGATTTTTAGCCGGGGCCCCTCCCTGCAACTGCGCCTTTTTTTCACTGTCATTATCGCAATTGTCATGATCTTTGCTGACAGTCGGCTCGGTACGTTTGTCAAAATCAGAACCTACATGGATACGGCCGTCAGTCCGTTCTATTTTCTGGCCAATGGCCCACGTCAGATACTGGACAATGTGTCCGCCACGTTGACTTCCCGCGAACAGTTGGTACGTGAAAACGCTGCTTTGCGGCAGGAGTTGCTGTTGAAAAACAGCGATCTACAGTTGCTTGGGCAGTTTCGTCAGGAAAACGTGCGTTTAAGAGAATTGCTGGGATCGCCGCTGCGGCAGGAAGAGCAAAAGATGGTAACGCAGGTGTTATCGTCCGGCACCGATCCCTATAGCGATCAGGTGGTGATCGATAAGGGCGCATCCGAGGGCGTGTATGAAGGGCAACCGGTCATCAGCGATAAAGGCGTGGTAGGGCAGGTTATCGCCGTGGGGCAGTTCACCAGCCGGGTGTTGCTGATTTGCGATGTGTCCCATGCTTTGCCTATTCAGGTGTTACGCAACGATATTCGTGTGATCGCCGCCGGGAACGGTTGTACCGAAGACCTGCAACTGGAGCATTTGCCGAACAATACGGACATCCGCGTCGGCGACGTCCTGGTGACTTCCGGTCTGGGAGGCCGTTTTCCGGAAGGGTATCCGGTGGCGGTCGTTTCGTCTGTCAAAGTGGATACCCAGCGCGCCTATACGGTGATTCGCGCGCGTCCGACGGCGGAACTGCAGCGCTTGCGTTATTTATTGCTGATGTGGGGCGTGGACAAAAATTCCCGCGTGGCGCTGCCGACGGACGATGTGCACAAGGTGGCGAACGAACGCCTGATGCAGATGATGCCGCATGTGCTGCCTTCGCCTGATATGGGGCCGCCGGCGCCGTCGGGAACACCGGCTCAGGCGCCGGATTTTGTCGGGCCGCCCGCGCCGCCGGCCAGGAGTGCGCCAGCCGTTCAGGAACGACGTAGCCGTTCATCGCAGAATCCGACGACATCGTCTCAGAATACGCCGGCCCAGGAGTCATCCGCTCGTGCCGCAACGGCGCCGGGAACGCCCGCGCAGAACGCATCGGGTAGAACTATGTCGACACAAAATGCGCCGACACAAAATACGCCGACACAAAATACGCCGTCTGAAAGACGTCAGCCATCGGCGGCAAGCCCGGGCGCCTCATCGTCGGGAGGCAACCGATGA
- the mreB gene encoding rod shape-determining protein MreB, whose product MFKKFRGMFSNDLSIDLGTANTLIYVKGQGIVLNEPSVVAIRQDRAGSPKSVAAVGHEAKQMLGRTPGNIAAIRPMKDGVIADFFVTEKMLQHFIKQVHSNSFMRPSPRVLVCVPVGATQVERRAIRESAQGAGAREVFLIEEPMAAAIGAGLPVSEATGSMVVDIGGGTTEVAVISLNGVVYSSSVRIGGDRFDEAIINYVRRNYGSLIGEATAERIKHEIGSAYPGDEVRELEVRGRNLAEGVPRGFTLNSNEILEALQEPLTGIVSAVMVALEQCPPELASDISERGMVLTGGGALLRNLDRLLMEETGIPVVVADDPLTCVARGGGKALEMIDMHGGDLFSEE is encoded by the coding sequence ATGTTTAAGAAATTTCGTGGCATGTTTTCCAATGACTTGTCCATCGACCTGGGTACAGCCAATACCCTGATTTATGTAAAAGGACAAGGCATCGTACTGAATGAGCCTTCCGTGGTGGCGATTCGCCAGGATCGCGCAGGTTCCCCGAAAAGCGTAGCGGCGGTCGGTCATGAAGCCAAACAGATGTTGGGCCGTACTCCGGGCAATATCGCCGCTATCCGCCCCATGAAAGACGGCGTCATCGCCGACTTTTTCGTTACCGAGAAGATGCTGCAGCACTTCATTAAGCAGGTTCACAGCAACAGCTTTATGCGGCCCAGCCCGCGCGTGCTGGTGTGTGTGCCGGTCGGTGCGACCCAGGTTGAACGCCGCGCTATCCGTGAATCCGCGCAAGGCGCTGGCGCTCGCGAAGTGTTTCTGATCGAAGAGCCTATGGCGGCGGCAATCGGTGCAGGTTTGCCGGTCTCTGAAGCGACGGGTTCTATGGTGGTCGATATCGGCGGCGGTACGACGGAAGTGGCGGTCATCTCGTTGAACGGGGTGGTCTATTCTTCCTCCGTGCGTATCGGCGGCGACCGTTTCGACGAAGCGATTATCAACTATGTTCGTCGTAACTATGGTTCGCTGATCGGCGAAGCCACCGCAGAACGTATCAAGCATGAAATCGGTTCCGCTTATCCGGGCGATGAAGTGCGCGAACTGGAAGTTCGTGGTCGCAACCTGGCTGAAGGGGTTCCCCGTGGTTTCACGCTCAACTCCAACGAAATTCTGGAAGCGTTGCAGGAGCCGTTGACCGGCATCGTCAGCGCGGTGATGGTGGCATTGGAACAGTGCCCGCCGGAACTGGCTTCCGATATTTCCGAGCGTGGCATGGTGCTGACCGGCGGTGGTGCGTTGCTGCGCAACCTCGATCGTCTGCTGATGGAAGAAACCGGTATTCCGGTGGTTGTGGCCGATGATCCGTTGACCTGTGTGGCGCGCGGCGGCGGTAAAGCGTTGGAAATGATCGACATGCATGGCGGCGATTTATTCAGCGAAGAATAA
- the csrD gene encoding RNase E specificity factor CsrD: MGFTARISMLMTLLTALAITLMLVSGIFSVVSYSQQRMDNQLKGVAASIDQALLVQPPGAIQFWLPAVMKAAGIIELDMRDENDSIYLLRLPDVQNGDSAHALVYRHATLPLMHHTDLQIQVTYADPLFGSPRYLKSALSVLLVILVMSLLVFHAVRWVRRQTAGQEQLEARSKRILYGERENVMHGSVHEWPASASSALDQLLADLVDAREERSRVDTLIRAFAAQDAETGLNNRLFFENQLATQLEDAEDVGTHGVVMMIRLPDFDTLQEMHGYGGVIDEYRNTLINLLSTFVLRYPSALLARYYHSDFTVLLPHRTLKEADNIASQLVKAIDILPFTPIIDREDIVHIGICAYRSGQTTEQVMDCVEDATRNAVLQGGNGWCVYDRQVPEKGRGSVKWRTLLEHTLSRGGPRLYQKPAITRNGDVHHRELFSRIFDGSQELLEAEYMPLVRQLGLTTSYDRQLINRAIALTGIWPQTVLAFSITVDSLLQRSFLRWLRNTLLQCPKKQRERLLFELAEADVCQYISRLRPIVRMITGMGCRLAVTQAGLTLVSTTYIKSLQVDVIKLHPGLVRSLDKRLENQLFISSLVEACKGTKAQVFATGVRTREEWHTLLDKGVFGGQGDRFAASEPVGETLKKYSSRMCV; this comes from the coding sequence ATGGGGTTTACTGCCAGGATTTCCATGTTGATGACATTACTGACGGCATTAGCCATTACGCTGATGCTGGTCAGCGGTATTTTCAGTGTTGTCAGTTACAGCCAGCAGCGCATGGATAACCAGTTGAAAGGCGTTGCCGCCAGTATTGATCAGGCGTTGTTGGTACAGCCTCCTGGCGCGATACAGTTCTGGCTGCCTGCGGTGATGAAGGCTGCAGGCATTATCGAACTGGATATGCGCGATGAAAACGACAGTATCTATCTGTTGCGCCTGCCGGACGTACAAAACGGCGATAGCGCCCATGCGCTGGTTTACCGTCACGCCACATTACCTTTGATGCATCACACCGACCTGCAGATTCAAGTCACTTATGCCGATCCATTGTTTGGCTCGCCGCGTTATCTGAAATCCGCGTTGTCGGTTCTCTTAGTGATTCTGGTGATGTCGTTGCTGGTGTTTCATGCTGTACGTTGGGTGCGGCGACAAACCGCCGGCCAGGAACAGCTGGAAGCCCGGTCGAAGCGCATTTTGTATGGCGAGCGCGAAAACGTCATGCACGGTTCCGTGCACGAATGGCCCGCCAGTGCCAGCAGCGCCCTGGATCAACTGCTGGCGGATCTGGTAGACGCGCGGGAGGAGCGCAGCCGGGTGGATACATTGATCCGTGCTTTTGCGGCGCAGGATGCAGAAACCGGGCTTAACAACCGGCTGTTTTTCGAAAACCAACTCGCCACCCAACTGGAAGATGCGGAAGATGTGGGTACCCATGGCGTAGTGATGATGATCCGTCTGCCCGATTTCGACACATTGCAGGAAATGCACGGCTATGGCGGCGTGATCGACGAATACCGCAATACGTTGATCAATCTGCTGTCGACCTTTGTTCTGCGTTACCCGTCGGCCTTGCTGGCCCGTTATTACCACAGCGATTTTACCGTGTTGCTGCCGCATCGGACGCTCAAAGAGGCCGACAATATCGCCAGTCAACTGGTCAAGGCCATCGATATCCTGCCTTTTACGCCGATTATCGACCGCGAAGATATCGTACACATCGGTATCTGCGCCTATCGCAGCGGGCAAACCACCGAGCAGGTGATGGACTGTGTAGAGGATGCGACTCGCAATGCGGTGTTGCAGGGCGGCAATGGTTGGTGCGTCTACGACCGCCAGGTGCCGGAGAAGGGCCGCGGCAGCGTCAAGTGGCGCACGTTGCTGGAGCACACGTTATCACGCGGCGGGCCTCGTCTGTATCAGAAACCGGCGATTACCCGCAACGGCGACGTGCATCACCGAGAATTGTTCAGCCGTATCTTTGATGGTTCTCAGGAACTGCTGGAGGCGGAGTATATGCCGCTGGTGCGTCAACTGGGCCTGACGACCAGCTATGATCGGCAATTGATTAACCGCGCCATCGCCCTAACCGGAATCTGGCCGCAGACGGTGCTGGCGTTCTCGATTACGGTCGATTCCCTCTTACAGCGCTCTTTCCTGCGCTGGTTGCGCAACACACTGCTACAGTGCCCGAAAAAGCAGCGCGAACGGCTGTTGTTTGAGTTGGCCGAGGCGGATGTCTGTCAGTACATCAGCCGGTTGCGGCCGATTGTCAGGATGATTACTGGGATGGGGTGTCGGCTGGCGGTGACGCAAGCCGGGCTGACGCTGGTCAGCACTACGTATATCAAATCGTTGCAGGTGGATGTCATCAAACTGCATCCCGGGTTGGTGCGCAGTCTGGATAAGCGCCTGGAAAACCAGCTGTTTATCTCCAGTTTGGTTGAGGCTTGCAAGGGTACGAAAGCACAGGTATTCGCTACCGGAGTCAGAACCCGGGAAGAGTGGCATACACTGCTGGATAAAGGCGTATTCGGTGGGCAGGGCGATCGGTTCGCCGCTTCCGAACCGGTGGGCGAGACGCTGAAAAAATATTCATCGAGAATGTGTGTTTAA
- the acuI gene encoding acrylyl-CoA reductase (NADPH), with translation MRALVLEQQQGVTTAAVNDINVEQLPAGNVTVNVAWSGINYKDALAITGTGKIVRQFPMVPGIDFAGTVASSDSSDFQQGQQVILTGWGVGENHWGGLAEQARVSSDWLVSLPSGLSARQAMIVGTAGFTAMLCVMALEDGGIKPEDGDILVTGASGGVGSTAVALLHALGYRVVAVSGRADNTDYLRNLGANDVLDRQAFSQNARPLEKQRWAGAIDTVGDKVLATLLAQMNYGSTVAACGLAGGVALPTTVMPFILRNVRLQGVDSVMTPRDRRQRAWQRLAQLLPASFYEQVAQEIELEQVPVAAAALLENRVTGRTLVRISG, from the coding sequence ATGCGGGCGCTGGTTCTTGAACAACAGCAGGGTGTCACAACAGCAGCGGTGAACGATATCAATGTCGAACAATTGCCAGCCGGAAATGTGACCGTCAACGTGGCATGGTCCGGCATCAACTACAAAGATGCGCTGGCGATTACCGGCACAGGCAAGATTGTGCGCCAGTTTCCCATGGTGCCGGGTATCGACTTCGCGGGAACCGTCGCCAGCAGTGACAGCAGCGACTTCCAGCAAGGCCAACAGGTTATTCTTACCGGCTGGGGAGTGGGCGAAAATCACTGGGGTGGATTGGCCGAACAGGCGCGAGTCAGTAGTGATTGGCTGGTTTCCCTGCCGTCGGGGCTGAGCGCCCGTCAGGCGATGATCGTCGGAACCGCCGGGTTTACGGCGATGTTGTGCGTCATGGCGCTGGAAGACGGCGGAATCAAACCCGAAGACGGCGACATACTCGTTACCGGCGCCAGCGGTGGCGTAGGCAGCACCGCTGTCGCGTTATTGCACGCATTGGGCTACCGAGTGGTTGCCGTCAGCGGACGCGCGGACAACACCGACTACCTACGCAACCTTGGCGCCAACGACGTGCTGGACAGACAGGCCTTCAGCCAGAACGCGCGACCGCTGGAAAAACAGCGGTGGGCAGGGGCGATTGATACCGTCGGCGATAAGGTGCTGGCCACGCTGCTTGCGCAGATGAACTACGGATCTACCGTCGCGGCGTGTGGGCTGGCCGGCGGCGTGGCGCTGCCCACCACCGTCATGCCGTTCATTCTGCGCAATGTCCGTTTGCAGGGCGTCGATTCCGTTATGACGCCGCGGGATCGTCGCCAGCGGGCATGGCAACGCCTGGCGCAGCTGCTGCCAGCTTCATTTTACGAACAGGTCGCGCAGGAAATCGAACTGGAACAGGTTCCCGTCGCCGCCGCCGCGTTACTGGAAAATCGTGTAACCGGCCGCACACTGGTGCGCATCTCCGGCTAA